The genomic window TAGCAATGCCCATGCCACCGCCGATGCACAATGTCGCGAGCCCTTTCTTGGCGTTGCGCTTCTGCATTTCGTAGAGCAGGGTCACGAGGACGCGGCCGCCCGAGGCTCCGATCGGATGACCGATCGCGATGGCCCCGCCATTGACGTTGACCTTGGAGGTATCCCAGCCGAGATCCTTGTTCACGGCACAGGCCTGCGCAGCAAAGGCTTCATTGGCCTCGATCAAATCGAGATCCTCGATTTTCCAGCCCGCCTTTTTCAGTGCTGCGCGCGAGGCCGGGATCGGCCCAGTTCCCATGATGGAGGGGTCGACGCCTGCGTGTGCCCAGGACACGATGCGCGCCAGCGGCGCCTTGCCCAGCTTGGCGGCTTCGCTGGCCTTCATGAGCACCACCGCGGCGGCGCCGTCATTGATGCCGGAGGCATTGGCCGCCGTGACTGTGCCTTCCTTGTCGAAAGCGGGGCGGAGCTTGGCGATGGACTCCATCGTCACGCCGGCCTTCGGATATTCGTCGGTATCGACGACGACATCGCCCTTACGCGCCTTTAGCGTCACAGGGACGATCTCGTCCTTGAACCGGCCGGCCTTCATCGCCGCCTCGGCCTTGTTCTGCGAGGCGACGGCGAACTCATCCTGCTGTTGGCGGGTGATCTGCCATTGCTTGGCGACATTCTCGGCCGTGTTGCCCATGTGATAGCCGTTGAAGGCATCCCACAGGCCGTCCTTGATCATGGTGTCGACCATTTCGAGCGGGCCCATCTTGGTGCC from Pseudorhodoplanes sp. includes these protein-coding regions:
- a CDS encoding acetyl-CoA C-acetyltransferase, which codes for MKDDIVIVGAARTPVGAFNGAFANLPAHELGKVAIEAALNRAGVEAPRVSEVILGQILTAGQGQNPARQASIAAGIPVESPAWGVNQLCGSGLRAVALGYQAILNGDSEIVVAGGQESMSQAPHAAHLRSGTKMGPLEMVDTMIKDGLWDAFNGYHMGNTAENVAKQWQITRQQQDEFAVASQNKAEAAMKAGRFKDEIVPVTLKARKGDVVVDTDEYPKAGVTMESIAKLRPAFDKEGTVTAANASGINDGAAAVVLMKASEAAKLGKAPLARIVSWAHAGVDPSIMGTGPIPASRAALKKAGWKIEDLDLIEANEAFAAQACAVNKDLGWDTSKVNVNGGAIAIGHPIGASGGRVLVTLLYEMQKRNAKKGLATLCIGGGMGIAMCVERA